The Sphingobium aromaticiconvertens genome has a segment encoding these proteins:
- a CDS encoding glycosyl hydrolase 115 family protein — MIGRLCVALLAILALCPSPSMAKADGLTVHAATRGSFPLATPGQATTIMRDPDDHIVVAHAADALADDIKAVTGTRPVIATEITPTVRRPVIIGTLGKNRLIDRIVAAGKLDVTRLRGAWESFLIATVDRPLPGIEQALVIVGSDRRGTAFGAYELSEAMGVSPWVWWADVTPRHRATLSVARGIRRFGPPSVRYRGLFLNDEDWGLFPWAARTFDPEKGNIGPKSYERIFSLLLRLKANTLWPAMHKVSAPFNADPANAKLADDHGIIMGSSHAEPMLRNNVGEWKQAPDAFNYAANPAGVHAYWEERVRSNAGYESLWTLGMRGIHDSGIVGANSPEERVALLNRIIADQRALLRDHVSPDVAKVPQMFVPYKEVLDIYRAGLSVPDDVTIVWPDDNFGYIRQFPSETERRRAGGTGIYYHLSYLGAPLSTLWLNSTPPALIQEEMTRAYDRGARSIWIANVGDVKPAEIGITLFLEMAWDIDRWRGRSQRAFLDDWAARTLGAAQDKAIGGILDTHFRLNFERRPEHLQWWLPGQKARHSSLSPQAVDARLARFKTLVEETKAVAATMPADLSDAYFELVDYPVRAAAAANLRYFGTERYAKLIDSRPEDARLAAGMAATADREIKALTDRFNNDIAGGKWRHIMAEEPADNQWTSYRTVPIALPSAGMRQDGATVLPTMAASTSDEMIVEAEDFASNRGWRLVEGLGRGKGTMIASPDATLSFTITVLSGDPRQLTLGLLPLYPDAGDGAFHLDVAIDGRAAMRVDVPRDTGSPDWAQGVLDNQLRVAVPAILTPGRHKVRITAQSSGLALDQLLLRP; from the coding sequence ACGGCCTGACCGTTCATGCGGCCACGCGCGGCAGCTTCCCGTTGGCAACGCCCGGTCAGGCCACGACCATTATGCGCGATCCCGACGATCACATAGTGGTCGCGCACGCTGCCGACGCGCTGGCCGACGACATCAAGGCCGTGACCGGCACCCGCCCCGTCATCGCGACCGAAATCACCCCCACCGTCCGCAGGCCCGTCATCATCGGCACGCTGGGCAAGAACAGGCTGATCGACCGGATCGTCGCCGCCGGGAAACTGGACGTCACCCGCCTGCGTGGTGCGTGGGAGAGCTTCCTGATCGCGACCGTCGACCGACCCCTGCCGGGGATCGAACAGGCGCTGGTCATCGTCGGCAGCGACCGGCGCGGCACCGCCTTTGGCGCCTATGAACTCAGCGAAGCGATGGGCGTGTCGCCCTGGGTCTGGTGGGCGGACGTCACGCCCCGCCATCGCGCCACGCTGTCCGTGGCGCGCGGCATCCGCCGGTTCGGGCCGCCATCGGTGCGCTATCGCGGCCTCTTCCTGAATGACGAGGACTGGGGGCTGTTCCCCTGGGCGGCCCGCACCTTCGACCCGGAAAAGGGCAATATCGGGCCGAAAAGCTATGAGCGCATCTTCAGCCTGCTGCTGCGGCTGAAGGCCAATACGCTGTGGCCCGCCATGCACAAGGTCAGCGCACCGTTCAACGCCGATCCCGCCAACGCAAAGCTGGCCGACGACCATGGCATCATCATGGGGTCGTCCCACGCCGAACCGATGCTGCGCAACAATGTCGGCGAATGGAAGCAGGCGCCGGACGCCTTCAACTATGCCGCCAATCCCGCTGGGGTCCATGCCTATTGGGAGGAACGGGTCCGCAGCAACGCGGGCTATGAGAGCCTGTGGACGCTGGGGATGCGCGGCATTCATGACTCCGGCATCGTCGGCGCGAACAGCCCGGAGGAGCGCGTGGCGCTGCTCAATCGCATCATCGCCGACCAGCGCGCACTGCTGCGTGACCATGTCAGCCCCGACGTCGCCAAAGTGCCGCAGATGTTCGTGCCATACAAGGAGGTGCTGGATATCTACCGCGCCGGACTGAGCGTGCCGGATGATGTCACCATCGTCTGGCCGGACGATAATTTCGGCTATATCCGGCAGTTCCCGAGCGAGACCGAGCGCAGGCGCGCGGGCGGGACGGGCATCTATTATCACCTCTCCTATCTGGGTGCGCCGCTCTCCACCCTCTGGCTGAACAGCACACCGCCCGCGCTGATTCAGGAGGAGATGACCCGCGCCTATGATCGGGGCGCCCGGTCGATCTGGATCGCCAATGTGGGCGACGTCAAGCCTGCCGAAATCGGCATTACCCTGTTTCTGGAAATGGCGTGGGACATCGACCGCTGGCGAGGGCGCAGCCAGCGCGCGTTTCTGGACGACTGGGCTGCGCGGACATTGGGCGCGGCACAGGACAAGGCGATCGGCGGCATCCTAGACACGCATTTCCGCCTGAATTTCGAGCGTCGCCCCGAACATCTGCAATGGTGGCTGCCCGGCCAGAAGGCGCGCCATAGCAGCCTGTCGCCGCAAGCAGTCGATGCGCGCCTCGCCCGGTTCAAGACGTTGGTGGAAGAGACGAAAGCCGTTGCCGCGACCATGCCAGCCGACCTGTCGGATGCCTATTTCGAACTGGTCGATTACCCGGTGCGTGCCGCCGCTGCCGCCAATCTGCGCTATTTCGGAACGGAGCGTTACGCGAAGCTGATCGACAGTCGACCAGAAGATGCGCGTCTGGCCGCTGGCATGGCGGCCACCGCCGATCGCGAGATCAAGGCGCTGACCGATCGGTTCAACAATGACATTGCGGGCGGCAAATGGCGGCACATCATGGCGGAGGAACCGGCCGACAATCAGTGGACATCCTATCGCACCGTGCCGATCGCCCTGCCTTCGGCCGGGATGCGGCAGGACGGCGCGACAGTGCTGCCGACGATGGCCGCGAGCACCAGCGACGAGATGATCGTCGAGGCGGAGGATTTCGCCAGCAATCGCGGCTGGCGGCTGGTCGAAGGATTGGGCCGGGGCAAGGGAACAATGATCGCGTCGCCAGATGCTACCCTTTCCTTCACGATCACGGTTCTGTCCGGCGATCCGCGCCAACTGACACTGGGCCTGCTGCCGCTCTATCCCGATGCGGGCGACGGGGCGTTCCATCTGGATGTCGCCATCGACGGCCGTGCAGCCATGCGGGTGGATGTGCCACGCGACACGGGTAGCCCGGACTGGGCGCAGGGCGTTTTGGACAACCAACTGCGCGTCGCGGTTCCGGCAATCCTGACGCCCGGTCGCCATAAAGTCCGCATCACCGCCCAATCCAGCGGACTCGCGCTCGACCAGTTACTGCTACGTCCTTAG
- a CDS encoding pirin family protein, with product MIELRPFDSLGGDNHGWLDAKHHFSFAGYHDPARMHWGNLRVWNDDTIAPHTGFPPHPHRDMEIITYVREGAITHQDSLGNKGRTEAGDVQVMSAGTGIRHSEYNEEDVTTRIFQIWIVPTRSGEQPAWGARPFPKGERSGQFVTLASGYDNDDDALPIRTDARVVAATIKAGESVDYPLGKDRKAYLVPATGAVTIDDVRVNARDGAAVSDMDVLRVTAIEDSEIVLVDAA from the coding sequence ATGATCGAACTGCGCCCCTTCGACAGCCTTGGCGGTGACAATCACGGCTGGCTGGATGCCAAGCATCATTTTTCCTTTGCGGGCTATCACGACCCGGCCCGGATGCACTGGGGAAACCTGCGCGTCTGGAATGACGACACGATCGCGCCGCACACCGGCTTTCCGCCGCACCCCCATCGCGACATGGAGATCATCACCTATGTCCGCGAAGGCGCGATCACCCATCAGGATAGTTTGGGCAACAAGGGCCGGACAGAAGCAGGCGATGTGCAGGTCATGTCGGCGGGCACCGGCATCCGCCACTCGGAATATAATGAGGAGGATGTGACCACCCGGATCTTCCAGATCTGGATCGTCCCCACCCGCTCGGGCGAGCAACCCGCCTGGGGTGCGCGTCCCTTCCCGAAGGGCGAGCGGTCGGGCCAGTTCGTGACGCTGGCGTCGGGCTATGACAATGATGATGACGCCCTGCCGATCCGCACCGACGCCCGCGTCGTCGCCGCGACGATCAAGGCCGGGGAAAGCGTCGATTATCCGCTGGGCAAGGACCGCAAGGCCTATCTGGTGCCCGCCACCGGCGCGGTGACGATCGACGATGTGCGGGTCAATGCCCGTGACGGCGCGGCGGTCAGCGACATGGACGTGCTGCGCGTCACCGCGATCGAGGACAGTGAGATCGTGCTGGTCGATGCCGCCTGA
- a CDS encoding LysR family transcriptional regulator, with translation MNNPGTPTFDQLRIFLAIVETGSFAAAGRKLGRAVSVISYGIANLETQLGLILFEREGTRKPQLTVAGRAVLAEARAVSQGIDGLRAKVKGLLDGLEAEVDFAVDVMLPAERLGRVLRTFATEFPTVQLRLHVEALGAITAMVLDRKAAIGLSGPLAAGVEGVECVAAGSVAMVPVAAPDHPLGRMARIAPGAGRDYTQLVLSDRSRFTEGHDYAVMSPKTWRLADLGAKHALLREGIGWGNMPLPMIEGDLVAGTLVRLAMPDHPGGIYRFAGVWRRDAPPGPAASWLIDQFVALGQQDREEAGLTDI, from the coding sequence GTGAACAATCCCGGCACACCAACCTTCGACCAGTTGCGTATCTTTCTGGCGATCGTGGAGACGGGCAGTTTCGCGGCGGCGGGACGCAAGCTGGGTCGCGCCGTGTCGGTCATAAGCTATGGCATCGCCAATCTGGAAACCCAGTTGGGCCTCATCCTGTTCGAGCGGGAGGGGACGCGTAAACCCCAATTGACCGTCGCGGGCCGCGCGGTTCTGGCGGAGGCGCGCGCCGTGAGCCAAGGGATCGACGGGCTGCGCGCGAAGGTGAAGGGGCTGCTCGACGGGTTGGAGGCGGAGGTGGATTTTGCCGTCGACGTGATGCTGCCCGCCGAACGACTGGGCCGTGTCCTGCGCACGTTCGCAACCGAATTTCCAACCGTGCAGTTACGCCTGCATGTCGAGGCGCTGGGCGCGATCACGGCGATGGTGCTGGATCGCAAGGCGGCGATCGGCCTGTCGGGTCCGCTGGCCGCCGGGGTCGAGGGGGTGGAGTGCGTCGCGGCGGGATCGGTGGCGATGGTACCGGTCGCCGCGCCCGACCATCCGCTGGGCCGCATGGCGCGGATCGCACCGGGCGCCGGGCGCGATTATACGCAGCTGGTGCTGAGCGATCGGTCGCGTTTTACCGAGGGGCATGATTATGCGGTGATGAGTCCCAAGACATGGCGGCTGGCCGATCTGGGGGCCAAACATGCGCTGCTGCGCGAGGGGATTGGCTGGGGCAATATGCCGCTGCCGATGATCGAGGGCGATCTGGTGGCCGGAACGCTGGTGCGGCTGGCCATGCCCGACCATCCGGGCGGCATCTATCGCTTCGCCGGCGTCTGGCGGCGCGACGCGCCCCCCGGTCCCGCTGCCTCCTGGCTGATCGACCAGTTTGTGGCGTTGGGGCAGCAGGACCGGGAAGAGGCCGGATTGACCGACATATAG
- a CDS encoding alpha/beta hydrolase: protein MGFITINDGTRIFYKDWGAKDAQPIVFSHGWPLSADAWDGQMLFMVQQGYRVIAHDRRGHGRSDQPATGNDMDSYADDLAAVIEALDLKDAVLVGHSTGGGEIAHYVGRHGTARVAKMVLVGAVPPTMSKSEAYPNGLPLSVFDDIRKGVADNRSQFYLDLALPFFGFNRAGVSVNEGLQKSFWGQGMAGSVLGQYLCIREFSEVDYTDDLKAIDVPTLVIHGDDDQIVPIGNAGLLSAEIIADAALKIYEGAPHGLTATHQDRFNADLLAFIKD from the coding sequence ATGGGCTTCATAACCATCAATGACGGCACCCGCATCTTCTACAAGGATTGGGGTGCGAAGGATGCCCAGCCGATCGTCTTCTCCCATGGCTGGCCGCTCAGCGCTGATGCCTGGGACGGGCAGATGCTGTTCATGGTGCAACAGGGCTATCGGGTCATCGCTCATGACCGTCGCGGACATGGCCGGTCGGACCAGCCCGCCACCGGCAATGACATGGACAGTTATGCCGACGATCTGGCGGCAGTGATCGAGGCGCTGGACCTCAAGGATGCGGTTCTTGTCGGCCACTCGACCGGCGGCGGCGAGATCGCTCACTATGTCGGTCGCCACGGCACTGCCCGCGTGGCGAAGATGGTCCTCGTCGGCGCGGTGCCGCCGACCATGTCGAAAAGTGAGGCCTATCCGAACGGCCTGCCTCTCTCCGTCTTTGACGATATTCGCAAGGGCGTGGCCGACAACCGCTCGCAATTCTACCTCGACCTCGCCCTCCCCTTCTTCGGCTTCAACCGTGCGGGCGTGTCGGTGAATGAGGGGCTGCAAAAGTCCTTCTGGGGGCAGGGCATGGCTGGGTCGGTGCTGGGCCAATATCTGTGCATCCGGGAGTTTTCGGAAGTCGACTATACCGATGACCTGAAGGCGATCGATGTGCCGACACTGGTCATCCATGGCGACGACGATCAGATCGTGCCGATCGGTAATGCGGGCCTGCTCTCCGCCGAGATCATCGCCGACGCGGCGCTGAAAATCTACGAAGGCGCACCGCATGGCCTGACCGCCACGCATCAGGACCGGTTCAACGCCGACTTGCTGGCGTTCATCAAGGACTGA
- a CDS encoding spermidine synthase: MTPRELIDVARIPGGDELRLFRRGKDYMIVLDRNELMSSRMSGSEEALANMSCDRIAGRPAPHLLIGGYGMGFTLRAALKALGADATLTVAELVPQIIKWARGPMVELAAGCLDDPRVILVEADVAAVIADGRATYDAILLDVDNGPDGLVRNANDRIYSASGLAAARAALKPGGVLAVWSAGPDASFTRRLKDAGFWVDEVAVKARSNGKGPRHVIWFATQR; the protein is encoded by the coding sequence ATGACCCCGCGCGAACTGATCGACGTTGCCCGCATCCCCGGTGGGGATGAATTGCGGCTGTTCCGGCGCGGCAAGGATTATATGATCGTGCTCGACCGCAACGAACTGATGAGCAGCCGGATGAGCGGATCGGAAGAAGCGCTGGCCAACATGAGTTGCGACCGGATCGCCGGACGACCCGCGCCGCACCTGCTGATCGGCGGCTATGGCATGGGCTTCACCCTGCGCGCGGCGTTGAAGGCATTGGGCGCGGACGCGACTTTGACCGTGGCCGAGCTGGTGCCGCAGATCATCAAATGGGCGCGCGGACCGATGGTGGAACTGGCCGCCGGATGCCTGGACGATCCGCGCGTGATACTGGTCGAGGCCGATGTCGCGGCGGTGATCGCAGACGGCAGGGCGACCTATGATGCGATCCTGCTGGACGTGGACAATGGTCCCGACGGGCTGGTGCGCAACGCCAATGACCGCATCTATTCAGCGAGCGGACTGGCGGCGGCGCGTGCAGCGCTGAAGCCCGGTGGAGTGCTCGCGGTCTGGTCCGCCGGTCCTGATGCATCTTTCACCCGGCGATTGAAGGACGCAGGCTTCTGGGTCGACGAAGTCGCGGTGAAGGCCCGATCCAATGGCAAGGGGCCACGCCACGTCATCTGGTTCGCCACGCAGCGTTAG
- a CDS encoding arylesterase, with translation MRIRNIAYGGCVLLLQPLVACSDDSVPQNRMMNVADAVAPVPAPAPSADTKLVVAFGDSLFAGYNLELAEGFAPTLERALNKAGVKAQVVNAGVSGDTSAAGRARLAFTLDGLARKPDLVVLSLGGNDMLRGLSPEETRTNLDAILAELKTRGIPAVLTGMLAAPNLGPDYAAAFNPIYPRLAKAYGVQLYPFLLDGVLGQRALQLPDGIHPNPKGVDVMVAGVSPLVEKALWP, from the coding sequence TTGCGCATCAGGAACATCGCATATGGCGGCTGTGTGCTGCTTCTCCAACCGCTGGTCGCCTGTTCAGACGATTCGGTGCCACAAAACCGCATGATGAATGTGGCCGATGCAGTCGCGCCAGTGCCTGCACCGGCGCCCTCGGCGGATACGAAGCTGGTCGTGGCGTTCGGCGACAGCCTGTTCGCGGGCTATAATCTGGAACTGGCCGAGGGGTTCGCTCCCACGCTGGAACGCGCGTTGAACAAGGCGGGCGTGAAAGCGCAAGTCGTGAATGCCGGGGTGTCGGGCGACACGAGCGCGGCGGGACGGGCGCGGCTTGCCTTCACCCTGGATGGACTAGCGCGCAAGCCCGATCTGGTAGTGCTGAGCCTGGGCGGCAACGACATGCTGCGCGGCCTTAGCCCAGAAGAGACACGTACTAATCTGGATGCGATTCTTGCCGAACTGAAAACGCGCGGCATTCCGGCGGTGCTGACGGGCATGCTGGCCGCACCCAATTTGGGGCCGGACTATGCCGCTGCTTTCAATCCCATCTATCCGCGACTCGCCAAGGCCTATGGCGTGCAACTCTACCCCTTCCTGCTGGACGGAGTACTGGGGCAGCGGGCGTTGCAATTGCCGGACGGCATTCACCCCAATCCCAAGGGCGTCGATGTGATGGTGGCAGGCGTTTCGCCGCTGGTGGAAAAGGCGCTGTGGCCCTAA
- a CDS encoding ABC transporter ATP-binding protein: protein MTLQTDPAHIAIRARNVTLSLGTAAARVDILKGIDLDIVKGESVALLGASGSGKSSLMAVLSGLERASDGRVEVAGVDMGKLSEDALAQARRGRIGIVLQSFHLLPTMTALENVAVPLELAGMANAFDRAREELEAVGLGHRIDHYPAQLSGGEQQRVAIARAVAPRPTILFADEPTGNLDAATGERIMDLLFDRRTAADATLLIITHDAALATRCERIIEMRDGLIAA, encoded by the coding sequence ATGACCTTGCAGACCGATCCCGCCCATATTGCGATCCGCGCGCGCAATGTCACCCTCTCCCTAGGCACCGCAGCCGCCAGAGTGGACATATTGAAGGGCATAGACCTCGACATCGTGAAGGGTGAAAGCGTCGCCCTGCTCGGCGCGTCAGGGTCGGGCAAGTCATCGCTGATGGCTGTGCTGTCGGGTCTGGAGCGTGCCAGCGATGGCAGGGTGGAGGTCGCGGGGGTCGACATGGGCAAGCTCAGCGAGGATGCACTGGCGCAGGCGCGGCGCGGGCGGATCGGCATCGTCCTGCAATCCTTCCACCTCCTCCCCACCATGACAGCGCTGGAAAATGTCGCGGTGCCGCTGGAACTGGCGGGCATGGCCAACGCGTTCGACCGGGCGCGCGAAGAATTGGAGGCTGTCGGCCTTGGCCATCGCATCGACCATTATCCGGCCCAGCTTTCGGGCGGCGAGCAGCAGCGCGTCGCCATCGCCCGCGCCGTGGCGCCGCGACCGACTATCCTGTTCGCGGATGAACCCACGGGCAATCTCGACGCCGCGACCGGCGAGCGGATCATGGACCTGCTGTTCGATCGACGGACGGCGGCGGACGCAACCCTGTTGATCATCACCCACGACGCAGCGCTCGCCACCCGTTGCGAGCGGATCATCGAAATGCGCGACGGGCTTATCGCCGCATGA